From Ostrinia nubilalis chromosome 9, ilOstNubi1.1, whole genome shotgun sequence, one genomic window encodes:
- the LOC135074742 gene encoding senecionine N-oxygenase isoform X1: MARVCVIGAGAAGLCAARHLLFEPSVGRVDILEQAAQLGGTWVYTEDVGYDDFGLPIHTSMYKSLRTNLPKEIMGFPDFPVPESEKSYLPAKDMLAFLQLYSDKHGVTPHIKFSHHVQMVIPKAGPMGELWDITFKDLKTGESETREYDYVFVCNGHYNTPFIPSIPGLKQYEGDVMHSHDYRVPEIFAGKRVLVVGAGPSGMDIALEITSVTDLVILSHHLKEKPQTVFPENLVQKPDVMKLEGRKAVFQDGSEYDVDVVFLCTGYQYNFPFLHSSCGIVVEENCVEPLYKHLVNIHHPSMCFIGVPYYVCAFSMFDLQVRFYVRSMNGTFSLPTPAQMTEHWEQEKQDRASRGYTKRQAHMMGPDQEKYYASLALEAGTKTLPSVLTKIREESSIRFLHNLKNYRQDIYKIIDDDTYEVISNGKREILC; this comes from the exons ATGGCCCGAGTGTGTGTTATCGGCGCAGGCGCAGCGGGACTGTGCGCGGCGCGTCACTTACTGTTCGAGCCCAGCGTTGGGCGCGTGGACATTCTGGAACAAGCAGCCCAGCTTGGCGGCACCTGGGTGTACACTGAGGATGTGGGCTACGATGATTTTGGGCTACCTATACATACCAGCATGTATAAAAGCTTGAG GACAAACCTCCCAAAAGAGATCATGGGCTTCCCAGATTTCCCGGTTCCTGAAAGTGAGAAGTCATATCTACCCGCCAAGGATATGCTGGCATTCCTTCAGTTATACTCGGACAAACATGGCGTTACTCCTCACATAAAG TTCAGCCACCACGTCCAGATGGTGATCCCGAAGGCAGGTCCTATGGGAGAGCTCTGGGACATCACTTTCAAGGACCTGAAGACCGGGGAGTCGGAGACCAGGGAATATGATTACGTGTTCGTCTGCAACGGACATTACAACACTCCGTTCATACCTAGCATACCGGGGTTGAAGCAGTATGAAG GCGACGTAATGCACAGCCACGACTACCGAGTCCCGGAAATCTTCGCCGGGAAGCGTGTCCTGGTAGTCGGAGCGGGTCCTTCAGGAATGGACATCGCTCTGGAGATCACCTCCGTCACAGACCTGGTCATCCTGTCGCACCACCTCAAGGAGAAACCGCAGACCGTCTTTCCAGAGAACCTGGTCCAGAAACCGGATGTGATGAAGCTGGAAGGAAGGAAAGCTGTGTTCCAGGATGGCAGTGAATATGACGTGGATGTAGTCTTCTTATGTACAg GCTACCAGTACAACTTCCCGTTCCTTCACTCGTCGTGTGGGATCGTGGTGGAGGAAAACTGCGTGGAGCCGCTCTACAAGCACCTCGTCAACATCCACCACCCCTCTATGTGCTTCATTGGAGTCCCTTACTATGTCTGCGCCTTCTCTATGTTCGACTTACAG GTCCGGTTCTACGTGCGATCAATGAACGGCACCTTCAGCCTGCCGACGCCCGCCCAAATGACTGAACACTGGGAGCAGGAGAAACAGGACCGGGCGTCCAGGGGTTACACCAAGCGGCAGGCGCATATGATGGGGCCAGACCAG gAAAAATACTACGCGTCGTTAGCCTTAGAAGCTGGTACCAAGACCCTGCCCTCTGTCCTCACCAAGATCCGAGAGGAGAGCTCCATCAGGTTCCTTCACAACCTGAAGAACTACCGGCAAGACATCTACAAAATCATCGATGACGACACTTACGAGGTCATCAGTAATGGAAAACGAGAAATTCTTTGTTGA
- the LOC135074742 gene encoding senecionine N-oxygenase isoform X2, whose protein sequence is MARVCVIGAGAAGLCAARHLLFEPSVGRVDILEQAAQLGGTWVYTEDVGYDDFGLPIHTSMYKSLRTNLPKEIMGFPDFPVPESEKSYLPAKDMLAFLQLYSDKHGVTPHIKFSHHVQMVIPKAGPMGELWDITFKDLKTGESETREYDYVFVCNGHYNTPFIPSIPGLKQYEGDVMHSHDYRVPEIFAGKRVLVVGAGPSGMDIALEITSVTDLVILSHHLKEKPQTVFPENLVQKPDVMKLEGRKAVFQDGSEYDVDVVFLCTGYQYNFPFLHSSCGIVVEENCVEPLYKHLVNIHHPSMCFIGVPYYVCAFSMFDLQVRFYVRSMNGTFSLPTPAQMTEHWEQEKQDRASRGYTKRQAHMMGPDQAEYYVSLSTESGATPLPPVFTKVHNDSSQKFLDDLTHYRNDVYRILDDSTFICFTKTC, encoded by the exons ATGGCCCGAGTGTGTGTTATCGGCGCAGGCGCAGCGGGACTGTGCGCGGCGCGTCACTTACTGTTCGAGCCCAGCGTTGGGCGCGTGGACATTCTGGAACAAGCAGCCCAGCTTGGCGGCACCTGGGTGTACACTGAGGATGTGGGCTACGATGATTTTGGGCTACCTATACATACCAGCATGTATAAAAGCTTGAG GACAAACCTCCCAAAAGAGATCATGGGCTTCCCAGATTTCCCGGTTCCTGAAAGTGAGAAGTCATATCTACCCGCCAAGGATATGCTGGCATTCCTTCAGTTATACTCGGACAAACATGGCGTTACTCCTCACATAAAG TTCAGCCACCACGTCCAGATGGTGATCCCGAAGGCAGGTCCTATGGGAGAGCTCTGGGACATCACTTTCAAGGACCTGAAGACCGGGGAGTCGGAGACCAGGGAATATGATTACGTGTTCGTCTGCAACGGACATTACAACACTCCGTTCATACCTAGCATACCGGGGTTGAAGCAGTATGAAG GCGACGTAATGCACAGCCACGACTACCGAGTCCCGGAAATCTTCGCCGGGAAGCGTGTCCTGGTAGTCGGAGCGGGTCCTTCAGGAATGGACATCGCTCTGGAGATCACCTCCGTCACAGACCTGGTCATCCTGTCGCACCACCTCAAGGAGAAACCGCAGACCGTCTTTCCAGAGAACCTGGTCCAGAAACCGGATGTGATGAAGCTGGAAGGAAGGAAAGCTGTGTTCCAGGATGGCAGTGAATATGACGTGGATGTAGTCTTCTTATGTACAg GCTACCAGTACAACTTCCCGTTCCTTCACTCGTCGTGTGGGATCGTGGTGGAGGAAAACTGCGTGGAGCCGCTCTACAAGCACCTCGTCAACATCCACCACCCCTCTATGTGCTTCATTGGAGTCCCTTACTATGTCTGCGCCTTCTCTATGTTCGACTTACAG GTCCGGTTCTACGTGCGATCAATGAACGGCACCTTCAGCCTGCCGACGCCCGCCCAAATGACTGAACACTGGGAGCAGGAGAAACAGGACCGGGCGTCCAGGGGTTACACCAAGCGGCAGGCGCATATGATGGGGCCAGACCAG GCAGAGTACTACGTATCGCTTTCGACCGAGTCTGGCGCCACGCCCCTACCGCCTGTGTTCACCAAGGTTCACAACGACAGTAGCCAGAAGTTTCTGGACGACCTCACGCATTACAGAAACGACGTCTATCGCATCCTCGACGACTCTACATTCATTTGCTTCACTAAAACCTGCTAG